A window of Hyperolius riggenbachi isolate aHypRig1 chromosome 1, aHypRig1.pri, whole genome shotgun sequence contains these coding sequences:
- the C1H9orf40 gene encoding uncharacterized protein C9orf40 homolog translates to MKRKCEAQLLAPVLPPCKRALREPPAATTTCYSPDTGRLMKRKLEPECAALVDTVISSPECERKLRTAEDIPAETASSPYPCKKRRMTAQSLERGTPDFQCQKDEAFPEYNSFQYWRTPLPDIDFSEIAVEPCEGTTKDITPVKDVLEEMDS, encoded by the exons ATGAAGAGGAAGTGTGAGGCGCAATTGCTGGCACCCGTACTCCCCCCGTGTAAGAGGGCGCTACGGGAGCCGCCAGCAGCCACCACCACGTGCTACAGCCCGGACACTGGCCGCCTGATGAAGAGGAAGCTGGAACCTGAGTGCGCCGCCCTAGTGGACACTGTCATCTCATCTCCGGAGTGTGAGAGGAAGCTTAGGACTGCAGAGGACATCCCGGCTGAAACTGCGTCTTCTCCGTATCCCTGCAAGAAGCGGAGGATGACGGCACAGAGCCTGGAGCGCGGGACACCCGACTTCCAGTGCCAG AAAGATGAAGCTTTTCCGGAATATAATTCTTTCCAGTATTGGAGGACTCCTTTGCCTGATATTGATTTTTCTGAAATAGCTGTTGAACCCTGTGAAGGAACCACAAAAGACATTACACCTGTAAAAGATGTATTAGAGGAAATGGACAGCTGA